GCTGATCGCCAGCTGGCAGACCGCGGCGGGCGGCCAGCCGATGAGTGCCGAGCTCAAGGCGCAGCTTGAGGCCTACGAATACCGCGTCGGCCCCGGCGACGTGCTCAGTATCATCGTCTACGACCACCCAGAGCTCACCAACCCCGGTGGCACCGAGCGCAGCGCCGCCGAGGTCGGCAACCGCGTGCAGGCCGACGGCACCTTTTTTTACCCTTATATCGGCCGGGTGCAGGCCGAGGGCAAGACCATCGGCGAGATCCGCAGCGAGCTAAGCCGCCGGCTCGCCGCCTATATCACCCAGCCCCAGGTCGAGGTCAGCGTCGCCGCCTTCAACGCCAAGAAGGTCTACCTCAGCGGCGAGGTCAGCGAGCCCAAGACCCTGCCCATCACCAGCGTGCCGCTGACCCTGGTCGACGCCATCAGCCAGGTGGGCAGCGCCAACCCCGGTGCCAACTGGCACGCCGTCTACCTCAATCGCAACGGCCAGCAGCAGCGTATCTCGCTGTTCGAGCTGATGCGCAACGGCGACATGACCCAGAACCGCCTGCTACAGCCCGGCGACATCCTGCATGTGCCCAGCGCCGAGAACCAGGCTGTGGCGGTGATGGGCCAGGTCAATCGACCCGGCAGTATCCCGCTGGGCAACGAGCGCATGACGCTCACCGACGCCATCTCGCGCAGCGGCGGTATCGATGAGCGCAGTGCCAACCCCTCCGGCATCTTCGTCATTCGTGGCCAGGAGCAGGGCGACAAGCT
The Halomonas sp. H10-9-1 DNA segment above includes these coding regions:
- a CDS encoding polysaccharide export protein; the encoded protein is MRHHRLNRLRLAGLGLAALGLLAGCSLAPGSHMDYQTETAPIDELVDIEPITPGLIASWQTAAGGQPMSAELKAQLEAYEYRVGPGDVLSIIVYDHPELTNPGGTERSAAEVGNRVQADGTFFYPYIGRVQAEGKTIGEIRSELSRRLAAYITQPQVEVSVAAFNAKKVYLSGEVSEPKTLPITSVPLTLVDAISQVGSANPGANWHAVYLNRNGQQQRISLFELMRNGDMTQNRLLQPGDILHVPSAENQAVAVMGQVNRPGSIPLGNERMTLTDAISRSGGIDERSANPSGIFVIRGQEQGDKLATVYQLDVRNAASFTLGNRFTLEPQDVIYVTTAPIARWNRVISLLLPSISLPGVAAETVNDVDDARN